The Stigmatopora argus isolate UIUO_Sarg chromosome 6, RoL_Sarg_1.0, whole genome shotgun sequence region CCCTCCTCTTTTGTAAACAGATTTATTCACCGCGTTGATTGTGTTAACGGTAATTAATAACTATAGTTAAAAACACGTTATTCGCTCCACCAAAATCAAACACTAAGACTTTCTAGAGGGAATCTTTGTAGGTATTTTGAAAGATTGAGCAATAAACTTCCACTAAAGAAACTTTGCCTTCCAGGTTTGCATCCTGGCGTATGCATTAGTAAGACAAAGCATTATAAAATACATGCGAAAATATAAAATACTTGTCGTTAACCACATTACAGATGTCAGCTGATAAATGCAATACCACGTgcggtgccatttttttttattaacacacAAATGACTATTAGAAGTCTGTGCATGTGCCTGCCTagaaatacgtttttttatctACCTATGTCATTAAGTGTCAAGCAGAATGAAAATTGACCTGCATAGCCACCTGGTGCCAGATACATCATAATCCCGAAGGCAGACCTGGGAAATTAATTCCACCAGGGGCCgcagcgggtgcaggtttttgttccaacccataagaggaatcatttccacaaatctggtatcttagaagtgcaatcagtggattgcagtcaagtgcttcttgttCTAGCAGAAATCgaattagttaaactgtctgacctggatcggttggaacaaaaacctgcaccctcagcggccctcgaggaccggattgcccaggtctgcccTAAGGGATTGACATCGACTTTGATAGACAGCCAATTCATTACGACTGAGGTCTGACCGTGATCATTTACCGCCAGCTTCCCCCAGTTCCAATGGATTCTACGGCTGGCAGAGTCCATTGGTCCCCAATGAGCTCAGAACCACTTAACAACGTTGATCATTATCTTTGGAAGGAGCAAGATGACACCAAAGCACAACTTTTATGGCAGTCAGTTTGCAAATAAAACTTTTTCTGACTTCACCAGTGACACTTAAGTGCCCCCAAAGCGTAATTTTTCTATCAGATGAGACTTTGGTGCCATTTTGTGGCGTTTTTTTGAGCGTTTCAAAGCAGCCAATAGTCTCCGCGTAAAAGTCTGTGTATCCAATTGAGATTATTCTTCCGTAAAATCCACGCCTCGGATTGATTTCGGTCGGGAAACACCGAGGTAGACAGCCACGGACGTGGAAAAGAAAAGACAGATCGTGTTTTCAGACTTCACCGAAATTGGTGTGACCCGTCTCCTTGGCGTGCTCCCGCGCCTCCTTCTGTCCCACCAGGCCCATCTGACACACCATGCAGCGCAGGGCGAAGCGGTTGACGTCCGTGAACTGCCGTTTGCGGCGAGCCTCGTCGGCCAACTCCAGCGCCTGCGCCAAGAGGACGTCGTCGGCGGTGGAGAAGATGGTCTGCGGGGGCGAGCCGGGAGCTTCCCTCTGCAGCGGGTCGTAGTGAATGCCGTCGTAGATGAGCATCACCCGCTTGAGGTAACCGGCGTCCTCGCCGAAGCGGTCCATGCGCACCGTCTGCGTGTCCACCACGCAAATCTCGCACTGGTAGAACTTGGACAGAATGGACAGCTCGATGGCGCCACCCCACGTGTCGTCGCGGCGGATCCAGGCGCAGTAGTCCTCGTTGCTCTTGCCCAGAACGGCTTCGGAGTACTCGGCCGGGTCGCTGGACACGATTTGGCCGATGAGGCCGCGCATCTCGAGGGAGCAGGCCGGGTCGTAAACCCCGCCCTCCACCACGTAGTTGACGCTTGTGAACAGGCAGGAGTTGTCGGCGGGGACCACGCGGCGCGCCAGCGCTGGCAAGTTGCTCAGCCGAGGAGGTTTGGTGACGACGGGACGTTCGCTCATCTTGGGCttgtctttctcctcctccacgATCAGGGTGTCGCCTGTGGGGGGCAGAGCAACATCGCTACAACTATAAGAACGCTGATTGCAAAATGGATTAGAACGCAATTAAAAGTTTACCAGATTTGATGGGGTAATCCTTGAGGTGAGCGTCCCCATTGTGCAGGTCCAGGCTGGACGGGGGATATCCCACCATGATTTTCTGCACCTCACAAGGGATGCCAGTCAGCTCCTCCACTTTGCTTTTTAACTCTTTCACACAAGACTGGTGAGTCAAGCCTTGCATGACGTGAGTCCCAGTTTTGGTCTTACAACGAAGACGCAACATCCTGCCTGACAGGGAACAAACGCTCAATATTTACAACAGACAGAAAAATTATGACACTTCCGACAAAGTTTGCTTCGGACACGCTCTCTCcttgcaggtcacttcctgtacatttttggaccatttccttttttttccagggcTGCTTCCTGTGTGTTTGTGGCGTTCTgctcattttgacaattttcaggttatttctGGTTGGTTTTGGTGCATTTGAAGGTtctttgttaactcattggcagccattgagggGACTGAGCCATGATAGTAAATACATTCATCTAAGTATGTGgtcatttttgtgtcatttttcaaaaattcaGTATAATTGGCCGATAGCACCAAATAATGTTATTAGTGCAACAATAATTACAGTTCCTTCATTATCAGTTTCACCTTAACAATCACGTTTTAGATGTAAATAGAATAGAAATGAATACTTTATAGCTTTTAACACATGTcttaaaaatgcaattgtttttATCCCCATTAAATATATAACTTGTTCCTCACAATTACAGAGTGCTGATTTTAATTATAGGTTTGAGAACAAGTCTCCGgaaattagacaattttacagTACTTGACTTTAAAaacctatttttaaaaagtacaacaaTCCTGAAAATGAACTTTGTTTCTGAAAGTAGgcagtttttaattattttcttatcATTAAAAATGACTCCCTGGTCCCAATTCACAacttggtgtaaaaaaaaaggcattctctttaaaaaaagtttcaaaaatCCACTCATTTTTTTCGTACAAATAACCCTTCACCAAgaaacatacattataatatCTGATTGAAATAATAGTTACGACACTATTGTTTGCTAAACTACTGATGTCAAAACGAGAACAGGGGGGAAAAACGTCCCGTCATCAACATTTTACTGCTCTTTTGTTCGGACGTTTTAGCCCTAGCTTcaaacttacatttttttggtcaCATATCTTGTGTTGAagcgtaaataaaaaaatagtagtatGATTTTAATGAAACAGGAAGGGTGCTGAGTGGGCAATGAGTCTGTCGAGCGACGCTAAACAGGGCTAGCATGTTGCAAAGCAGTCCATGAACTTAGCATCAGTGGACATTTTTACGTCCGGGCTGCCTTCCTTGTCCTAAGTTCTCGTCCTCGGACTAAAATGTCTAAACTGGacagctttttgttgttgtttttgttaccTGTAGTCGCCCGTTTCCAGAGGCTCGAACAATGCCCACCGAGCGAGCCACCGAGAGGGGCCCGACGTCAAACGCCAgcgcgtgacgtcacgacgcagaCACTACCGTAAATTCTCTAATAGCTCACAAACAGGGGGGGATTCGTACCGTGAGATTTGCCATCACGTAGGATCGTGTTCAAAACTCCACCTCACGAATTTCGTCATGGCATTAAAGTTCAAGttattgcaaaataaaattgtaTCATTCCTTAGAAAATTCAGTTACTGGAGAAATTATGCTGGGGTGCTGTGTTCTGCCGGGGGTTATTTTCTAAaggttttgggtcacttcccattcatttttaaaattaattaattaatttatttgtattattattatgaattattattaatttatttttaaagtggtACAAATTGAGTTAGGTCATACGCTTGAATTCCTGTGATCCCAACAACGAGGATTATGATAGAAAATCAACAAGCCTTTCAGTATTAAGTGTGGTATTTAATTGCACTTTGATTAATGACCAACAATTTGTGCAAACACAAGTAGGTTATATAAACACAATAGAAaatcatttgaatattttcaaattcaatCTGCTTCATCACCAAAACATGACAAGTTGTGGTAAAAAACAGCCCATCTTCAATTATTCTTTCATTCAATGATAACCTGTCAACATACAGACATAACTGATACTCACTGAAAAGACATTTCCTATTAATTAGATAAAAgatactatttttaaaaatataatttagacAAAGGAAGTATGCTTGAACACTTCAGAACTTTCCAAACAAATTATAATATGTACAGTATCCCTTCTTTTATGAATTGCTGAATAGTTTTCATTACATTCAAGGGCATACTTAGTATGTTGAATACAGAATTATATTGTTATATCATGGATTTCATTTTGTAATGGACTATGAAAATTTACCAAAGTAAATTTCATACTTGGACGTTAATTCTATTCACTCAGAAACGCACACAGCCTCTCGTTTCTTTAGGGTTCTCAAAGTTGATACCCTCACACAGGGAGCCCtgccaagcaaaaaaaattgaaacttaAGTTAATCACAAATTTGTAAATTGCTATGTTTTGTGTTACAGTGCCTCAGAGGAATGTGTgtaatgagatgaggcttataAAGggataaagaagaagaaaaagaaataagggTTGGCTAAACGTCTTTCAAAATACTCACAGACAGACATTTCCTGTTGGAGgctgttttaaaaaacaatagaaaTGTAGAGACAACAAGTCAGACGTACAAATATgaacatgctttttttcccttcaatgcAAACATTTAGAATGCTGCTAATTATTAACATGCATGGAGACCATTAGAAATAACACAAGATGGAAGCTTTATTGTGTAAACTGCACGGCCATTTTCACCAACATGCGCACGCTCAAACATGGAGGGGGTGCAATGGGGGTTCGGGATGTGACAATCAGGATGGGAGGTGACTGGTTAACAACACAGCCGGCGGTGGAACTGACTTGGCTCGGCCGTCCCCCGGGCATCAGGGCCGGTGGCGTGGGGGCCAGGGGCAGCCAGGGCTGATTGCCTGCGCTGTACAGCCGGGGGCGCTTGACTTGATCGTGACTAGACAAGGGTGTGTAACTATTCCGTCGGTGTAAAAGGGTCGAGTCCTTGGGAATTTGACCCTGCTAGGTGCAGGGGGGGATAAGGAAATGTAGAGCGAGGAGGGGCCGGGGGGGAAAAAGGTAGGATTCATTCCAAGCCAAGCACGGTCAGACATAAGCtctcaataaaataataataatcatcaccTTTAAGAAAATGCATCTAGCCACATTGAGCAAGGAAAAGAATCAAAAAGACTGTAATAGCAAAGTCATGAAAAAGTCATCAATAGGGGGAATTCTTTCTTTAAAGTGGAGTTAGAGAAGAAGCCTTTGTAAAGTATATAAACCGGAAAGTGGTGACCAACCTAGCAGTAAAGCCTTAATGCTTTACGGGGCATTTGTTAAAGTCACTGGGTGTCATTGGccaatcaatttttttgtatggAAATATTCATAATAGTTAATTGGTGCAAAATTCTTTTGATGGAGTGAAGTGGTTTGGGACTTACAAGTGGTCGGT contains the following coding sequences:
- the yod1 gene encoding ubiquitin thioesterase OTU1 isoform X2, with amino-acid sequence MLRLRCKTKTGTHVMQGLTHQSCVKELKSKVEELTGIPCEVQKIMVGYPPSSLDLHNGDAHLKDYPIKSGDTLIVEEEKDKPKMSERPVVTKPPRLSNLPALARRVVPADNSCLFTSVNYVVEGGVYDPACSLEMRGLIGQIVSSDPAEYSEAVLGKSNEDYCAWIRRDDTWGGAIELSILSKFYQCEICVVDTQTVRMDRFGEDAGYLKRVMLIYDGIHYDPLQREAPGSPPQTIFSTADDVLLAQALELADEARRKRQFTDVNRFALRCMVCQMGLVGQKEAREHAKETGHTNFGEV
- the yod1 gene encoding ubiquitin thioesterase OTU1 isoform X1, producing the protein MMLRLRCKTKTGTHVMQGLTHQSCVKELKSKVEELTGIPCEVQKIMVGYPPSSLDLHNGDAHLKDYPIKSGDTLIVEEEKDKPKMSERPVVTKPPRLSNLPALARRVVPADNSCLFTSVNYVVEGGVYDPACSLEMRGLIGQIVSSDPAEYSEAVLGKSNEDYCAWIRRDDTWGGAIELSILSKFYQCEICVVDTQTVRMDRFGEDAGYLKRVMLIYDGIHYDPLQREAPGSPPQTIFSTADDVLLAQALELADEARRKRQFTDVNRFALRCMVCQMGLVGQKEAREHAKETGHTNFGEV